A window from Purpureocillium takamizusanense chromosome 3, complete sequence encodes these proteins:
- a CDS encoding uncharacterized protein (TransMembrane:1 (o213-237i)~EggNog:ENOG503PDYT), translated as MSVTTATPTTTQAPALTTTFTPESSCLVDLYKYDYTGSLVDCHSTRCNYFQLGGSSSSSACFPSGWTEVPTRYFSPGVCPSGYQVACSSIVGSETRATCCPITNLCTVDYPAIVPVTYTTSRVGSGWTTTVVDGGGVNAYGLAIRWKSGDFASATSTTTRQTAVLKSPSIETTGSTRPTNIAMPQQPDKGLSTGEKVGIAAGAVGAAAFLVVACLFFFMFLRRRRLPQTTTKGNSPPEPYPKSDLYVCQQEHKLSELPARFPGEHQKPAENILHMQ; from the exons ATGTCTGTCACAACGGCcacgccaacaacaacacaaGCTCCGGCTCTGACCACAACCTTCACCCCTGAGTCCAGCTGCCTAGTGGACTTGTATAAGTACGACTACACGGGCTCACTTGTCGATTGTCACTCCACCCGCTGCAACTACTTTCAGCTCGGCGGATCGTCCAGCTCTTCCGCTTGCTTTCCGTCAGGCTGGACAGAGGTACCCACGCGCTACTTCTCCCCGGGAGTCTGCCCATCGGGATACCAAGTAGCCTGTTCAagcatcgtcggcagcgagACACGAGCAACATGCTGCCCTAT CACGAATTTGTGTACCGTAGATTATCCTGCCATCGTACCAGTGACATACACTACTAGTCGTGTCGGCTCTGGCTGGACCACCACTGTAGTggacggaggaggcgtcAACGCCTATGGCTTAGCTATCAGGTGGAAATCAGGGGATTTTGCGAGcgcaacctcgacgacgacacgccAAACCGCCGTACTCAAGTCACCATCGATCGAGACAACAGGCAGCACGCGACCGACCAATATTGCAATGCCGCAACAGCCAGACAAAGGATTGTCCACGGGAGAGAAGGTTGGCATAGCGGCGGgggccgttggcgccgccgctttcCTCGTGGTTGCTTGCCTGTTCTTCTTCATgttcctgcgccgccgccggcttccaCAGACAACCACGAAGGGGAACTCGCCGCCGGAACCATATCCAAAGAGCGACTTGTACGTGTGTCAGCAGGAACATAAGTTATCAGAACTGCCTGCTAGGTTTCCTGGCGAACATCAAAAACCAGCTGA GAACATCTTACATATGCAATGA
- a CDS encoding uncharacterized protein (TransMembrane:1 (o197-221i)~EggNog:ENOG503PDYT): MSVTTATPTTTQAPALTTTFTPESSCLVDLYKYDYTGSLVDCHSTRCNYFQLGGSSSSSACFPSGWTEVPTRYFSPGVCPSGYQVACSSIVGSETRATCCPISYTCHQQTDGAWPWYSTNLCTVDYPAIVPVTYTTSRVGSGWTTTVVDGGGVNAYGLAIRWKSGDFASATSTTTRQTAVLKSPSIETTGSTRPTNIAMPQQPDKGLSTGEKVGIAAGAVGAAAFLVVACLFFFMFLRRRRLPQTTTKGNSPPEPYPKSDLYVCQQEHKLSELPARFPGEHQKPAELA; the protein is encoded by the exons ATGTCTGTCACAACGGCcacgccaacaacaacacaaGCTCCGGCTCTGACCACAACCTTCACCCCTGAGTCCAGCTGCCTAGTGGACTTGTATAAGTACGACTACACGGGCTCACTTGTCGATTGTCACTCCACCCGCTGCAACTACTTTCAGCTCGGCGGATCGTCCAGCTCTTCCGCTTGCTTTCCGTCAGGCTGGACAGAGGTACCCACGCGCTACTTCTCCCCGGGAGTCTGCCCATCGGGATACCAAGTAGCCTGTTCAagcatcgtcggcagcgagACACGAGCAACATGCTGCCCTAT CTCCTACACATGCCACCAACAAACTGACGGCGCATGGCCGTGGTACAGCACGAATTTGTGTACCGTAGATTATCCTGCCATCGTACCAGTGACATACACTACTAGTCGTGTCGGCTCTGGCTGGACCACCACTGTAGTggacggaggaggcgtcAACGCCTATGGCTTAGCTATCAGGTGGAAATCAGGGGATTTTGCGAGcgcaacctcgacgacgacacgccAAACCGCCGTACTCAAGTCACCATCGATCGAGACAACAGGCAGCACGCGACCGACCAATATTGCAATGCCGCAACAGCCAGACAAAGGATTGTCCACGGGAGAGAAGGTTGGCATAGCGGCGGgggccgttggcgccgccgctttcCTCGTGGTTGCTTGCCTGTTCTTCTTCATgttcctgcgccgccgccggcttccaCAGACAACCACGAAGGGGAACTCGCCGCCGGAACCATATCCAAAGAGCGACTTGTACGTGTGTCAGCAGGAACATAAGTTATCAGAACTGCCTGCTAGGTTTCCTGGCGAACATCAAAAACCAGCTGAGTTAGCCTGA
- a CDS encoding uncharacterized protein (TransMembrane:14 (i42-60o80-99i111-129o135-156i168-192o198-218i239-259o265-285i306-327o347-366i373-392o398-425i437-458o518-535i)~COG:U~EggNog:ENOG503NW5M), which translates to MESKDAPDAAASTLGPKDASVYAQDGATTEKSPPTFEKGPRFWAIIVMLSLISLLTSTEATITSTVMPSLVADLNGGENFIWVSNAYFLTMTSLMPMYGQLANVFGRRWPLIIAGLMFMLGSGICGGAQNMATMIAGRAIQGIGAGGIGVLCEIIICDLVPLRERGTYMGAVFGMVGIGASLGPFFGGLLVSYSTWRWAFYMSVPIGGVAVVLLFFFLRVKYDKSQTWATKFSSLDWMGNALFVSGTVPVLIALGWAGGQHPWSSYQVLVPLIVGIATMGAFVVLEGNARLTPNPIMPLHLFGNSISSIVFLLTFLHGIVTMWALYFLPVYFQGALAKTAYQAGIDLLPTILALLPGAIIGGLLLSKFGKYKPILLVCFTLIVVGFGLFTLLDENSSMGAWVGFQVLESFGAGFGMGAMLPALLAPLTDKDTALATATWGFMRSFGIMWGVAIAGTIYTSRASELAGDGAISSSAAIAADFEGGGAYGAAQKHFLDLLSAETRAEVIHVQSTALQRSWQAAIAFGAVGILAVATMKQIPLRSDNNTDFGMEDRKKDKPIEEEAKPSDSETNPQRGQAKRYTGVRGGIR; encoded by the exons ATGGAGTCAAAAGATGCTCCAGACGCAGCCGCTTCTACCCTGGGGCCAAAAGACGCTTCTGTCTATGCCCAGGATGGAGCGACCACGGAGAAGAGCCCACCAACGTTTGAGAAGGGCCCGAGATTTTGGGCCATCATTGTTATGCTCTCTCTCATCAGCCTTTTGACGTCTACGGAAGCTACAATCACCTCAACGGTGATGCCATCACTTGTTGCTGATCTgaacggcggcgagaacTTCATCTGGGTTTCCAACGCATACTTCCTGACCAT GACGTCTCTGATGCCCATGTATGGCCAGCTTGCAAACGTTTTTGGTCGCCGCTGGCCCCTGATAATAGCCGGGCTCATGTTTATGCTTGGGAGTGGTATTTGCGGCGG AGCCCAGAACATGGCCACCATGATCGCCGGTCGAGCCATACAGGGGATCGGAGCCGGAGGCATCGGCGTCCTCTGCGAGATCATCATCTGCGACCTGGTGCCGCTCCGTGAGAGAGGAACCTATATGGGTGCCGTGTTCGGCATGGTGGGCATTGGAGCCTCTCTCGGTCCTTTTTTTGGCGGACTGCTCGTCAGCTACAGCACCTGGCGCTGGGCTTTCTACATGAGTGTGCCCATTGGCGGTGTtgccgtcgtgctgctgttcttcttcttgcgaGTCAAATACGACAAGTCTCAGACGTGGGCCACCAAGTTCTCGAGCCTCGACTGGATGGGTAACGCGCTCTTTGTCAGCGGCACCGTCCCCGTGCTGATTGCGCTTGGCTGGGCAGGAGGGCAACACCCGTGGTCCTCGTATCAAGTACTGGTGCCGTTGATCGTTGGCATCGCCACAATGGGAGCCTTCGTCGTGCTTGAAGGAAATGCACGTCTCACGCCCAATCCCATCATGCCGCTGCACCTCTTTGGCAATTCCATCAGCTCCATTGTCTTTCTGCTCACCTTCctccacggcatcgtcaccatgtGGGCACTCTACTTTCTCCCGGTGTACTTCCAGGGCGCTTTAGCAAAGACGGCCTACCAGGCTGGCATCGATCTTCTCCCTACCATCCTCGCACTTCTTCCGGGCGCCATCATTGGTGGATTACTTCTCAGTAAGTTCGGTAAGTATAAGCCCATTCTCCTCGTCTGTTTCACCTTAATCGTCGTCGGGTTCGGCCTCTTCACACTTCTAGATGAGAACTCGAGCATGGGCGCCTGGGTAGGCTTTCAGGTGCTCGAGTCCTTCGGCGCAGGGTTTGGCATGGGAGCGATGCTCCCAGCGCTACTAGCCCCGCTGACGGACAAGGACACGGCgctggcaacggcgacgtGGGGTTTTATGCGTAGTTTCGGCATCATGTGGGgagtcgccatcgccggcactATCTATACTAGCCGGGCTTCGGAGCTCGCGGGTGACGGAGCTATTAGCAGCAGTGCAGCGATAGCTGCGGACttcgaaggcggcggcgcataCGGGGCAGCCCAGAAGCACTTTCTCGACTTGCTATCGGCAGAGACGCGCGCTGAGGTCATTCATGTGCAGAGTACGGCGCTCCAGCGGTCTTGGCAGGCTGCCATTGCCTTCGGGGCGGTGGGAATTCTCGCTGTTGCTACCATGAAGCAGATTCCGCTCAGAAGTGACAATAACACCGATTTTGGCATGGAAGATAGGAAGAAGGACAAGCCtatcgaggaggaggcaaaGCCCAGCGACAGTGAGACAAACCCCCAAAGAGGACAAGCCAAAAGGTACACAGGCGTAAGGGGTGGTATCCGATAG